From one Catellatospora sp. IY07-71 genomic stretch:
- a CDS encoding Fpg/Nei family DNA glycosylase: MPELPEVEALAAYLRERAVGQRVERVDVSAISALKTFDPPLSALHGRTVTGAGRHGKFLDVELDDLHLVIHLSRAGWLHYRDAPPDTLLKPGKGPIALRVRLGDGSGFDLTEAGTQKRLAAYLVTDVGQVPGIARLGPDALSLDLAAFTELMRGRNAQIKGVLRDQQVIAGVGNAYSDEILHTARVSPYARADRLSPEQLENLHAAMTQVLTEAVTKSVGQKAATLKAEKRAGLRVHGRAGQPCPVCGDTVREVSFADSSLQYCPTCQTGGKPLADRRLSKLLR, encoded by the coding sequence GTGCCAGAGTTGCCCGAGGTGGAGGCTCTCGCCGCGTACCTGCGTGAGCGAGCCGTCGGCCAGCGCGTCGAGCGGGTCGACGTGTCGGCGATCAGCGCCCTGAAGACGTTCGACCCGCCCCTGTCGGCCCTGCACGGCCGCACGGTCACCGGCGCGGGCCGGCACGGCAAGTTTCTCGACGTCGAGCTGGACGACCTGCACCTGGTGATCCACCTGTCCCGGGCGGGCTGGCTGCACTACCGCGACGCGCCGCCGGACACGCTGCTGAAGCCGGGCAAGGGCCCGATCGCGCTGCGGGTGCGGCTGGGCGACGGGTCGGGCTTCGACCTGACCGAGGCCGGTACGCAGAAGCGCCTGGCGGCCTACCTGGTGACCGACGTGGGGCAGGTGCCCGGGATCGCGCGGCTCGGGCCGGACGCGCTCAGCCTGGACCTGGCCGCCTTCACCGAGCTGATGCGCGGCCGCAACGCCCAGATCAAGGGCGTGCTGCGCGACCAGCAGGTGATCGCGGGCGTCGGCAACGCGTACTCCGACGAGATCCTGCACACCGCGCGAGTGTCGCCGTACGCGCGGGCGGACCGGCTCTCACCTGAACAGCTGGAGAACCTGCACGCGGCGATGACGCAGGTGCTGACCGAGGCGGTGACCAAGTCGGTGGGGCAGAAGGCGGCCACGCTGAAGGCGGAGAAGCGCGCGGGCCTGCGGGTGCACGGGCGGGCTGGGCAGCCGTGTCCGGTCTGCGGCGATACGGTGCGTGAGGTGTCGTTCGCCGATTCGAGCCTGCAGTACTGCCCGACGTGCCAAACAGGGGGTAAACCGCTCGCAGATCGTCGACTTTCCAAACTCCTGCGCTAG